The following are encoded together in the Pseudodesulfovibrio indicus genome:
- a CDS encoding SurA N-terminal domain-containing protein: MVKVLSLLMGAMLMLWPAASQANDTVINRILVKINDSIITQYDLDEEMKPVLDKIGDRQLSAKEQQQLEGLRKQALENLVNDILIKQEVNRFGIDVTDEVMDKEIERVRKERELTLEEFEEVVKEDGLTMEEFRTRLKGILEKQELIGHMVNSKVLVTDTEIQDEYEARKGDYTMDKMVELAIILLPPEKSAVEVRDEIESGEVTFAEAVTKYSVGPGKEQGGSIGELSWNDLAQEWKDSLQGVKQGGVGQPLTIQGREALLSPVKIDEDKMVPLEEVRDGIYNDLMQKKRETVFTEYFEKLKRSSVIVYMDDSLKPDNGVAQ; encoded by the coding sequence GTGGTTAAAGTACTTTCCTTGCTCATGGGAGCCATGCTCATGCTATGGCCTGCCGCATCGCAGGCGAACGATACGGTCATCAACCGCATCCTGGTAAAGATAAACGATTCCATCATCACCCAGTACGACCTGGATGAAGAGATGAAGCCGGTGCTCGACAAGATCGGCGACCGGCAGCTCTCGGCAAAGGAGCAGCAGCAGCTCGAGGGACTGCGCAAGCAGGCCCTGGAGAACCTGGTCAACGACATCCTCATCAAGCAGGAAGTGAACAGGTTCGGCATCGACGTGACCGACGAGGTCATGGACAAGGAGATCGAGCGGGTGCGCAAGGAGCGGGAGCTGACCCTCGAGGAGTTCGAGGAGGTGGTCAAGGAGGACGGGTTGACCATGGAGGAGTTCCGGACCCGCCTCAAGGGTATCCTGGAGAAGCAGGAACTCATCGGCCACATGGTCAACAGCAAGGTCCTGGTCACCGACACCGAGATCCAGGATGAATACGAGGCGCGCAAGGGCGACTACACCATGGACAAGATGGTCGAGCTGGCCATCATTCTCCTGCCGCCCGAAAAGTCCGCCGTCGAGGTCCGCGATGAAATCGAGTCCGGTGAGGTCACCTTTGCCGAGGCCGTGACCAAGTACAGCGTCGGTCCGGGCAAGGAGCAGGGCGGTTCCATCGGCGAACTCAGCTGGAACGACCTGGCCCAGGAATGGAAGGATTCCCTGCAGGGGGTCAAGCAGGGCGGCGTGGGCCAGCCCCTGACCATCCAGGGCAGGGAAGCGCTGCTTTCCCCGGTGAAGATAGACGAGGACAAGATGGTCCCCCTGGAGGAAGTCCGGGACGGCATCTATAATGACCTGATGCAGAAAAAGCGGGAGACCGTGTTCACCGAGTATTTCGAAAAGTTGAAGCGCAGCTCGGTCATCGTGTACATGGATGATTCACTCAAGCCCGACAACGGAGTAGCCCAATGA
- the recO gene encoding DNA repair protein RecO has product MSATEKGLVLKVGRFREADLWVRILTPSRGVFNGFAFGGSRSRRRFVGCLDPLSHVLFTIGTNKTGTYTVLEEGTLLHNFPELRRNPSQTGLAVNCVKFVEAVEIDPSDARPAYELLLETLHSLEKGGGCSDFTPWLFRAKLAFDMGYTPDFLSCGNCGRPLTGTDGHRFNVERGQVVCRTCLSDGKPLEGLARPISAGVLRALDWIQHSSPSDWCAVSMDAEVRRQAGQLIELFVAYHLGLSWEGGMYKKV; this is encoded by the coding sequence ATGAGCGCCACCGAAAAAGGTCTCGTACTCAAGGTCGGACGTTTTCGGGAGGCCGATCTCTGGGTCCGGATACTGACACCCTCGCGCGGGGTGTTCAACGGTTTCGCCTTCGGCGGCAGCCGTTCCCGCCGCCGGTTCGTGGGCTGCCTCGACCCCCTGAGCCACGTCCTGTTCACCATCGGGACCAACAAAACCGGCACCTACACCGTCCTCGAAGAGGGGACCCTGCTGCACAATTTTCCAGAACTGCGCCGGAACCCGTCCCAGACCGGGCTGGCCGTCAACTGCGTCAAGTTCGTCGAGGCCGTCGAGATCGACCCCTCGGACGCCAGGCCCGCCTACGAACTGCTCCTGGAGACCCTCCATTCCCTGGAGAAGGGGGGCGGTTGCAGCGATTTCACCCCCTGGCTCTTCCGGGCCAAGCTGGCCTTCGACATGGGCTATACGCCCGACTTCCTGTCCTGCGGCAACTGCGGGCGTCCGCTGACCGGAACGGACGGGCACCGGTTCAACGTGGAACGGGGCCAAGTGGTCTGCCGGACTTGTCTTTCGGACGGGAAACCGTTAGAGGGACTTGCTCGGCCGATTTCCGCCGGGGTGCTGCGCGCCCTGGACTGGATACAGCACAGCAGCCCGTCGGACTGGTGCGCCGTATCCATGGACGCCGAGGTTCGGCGTCAGGCCGGGCAGCTGATCGAACTCTTCGTCGCCTACCACCTGGGACTCTCCTGGGAGGGCGGCATGTATAAAAAGGTATGA
- the glyQ gene encoding glycine--tRNA ligase subunit alpha, whose translation MNFQDVILKLQAFWADYGCAVVQPMDIECGAGTFNPSTFFRVIGPEPWKTAYVEPSRRPTDGRYGENPNRLQHYYQFQVILKPSPDNVQELYLDSLRAIGIDAAAHDIRFVEDDWESPTLGAWGLGWEVWLNGMEVTQFTYFQQVGGIDLKPVSVEITYGLERISMYLQEKESVYDLMWNDTITYGNVYHQNEVEMSKYNFELSNADMLFDLFNKFEAECLKLCEEGLPWPAYDYCLKCSHSFNLLDARGAISITERATYIGRVRNLASKIARLYADQREEMGYPMLKK comes from the coding sequence ATGAACTTTCAGGATGTCATACTGAAATTGCAGGCGTTCTGGGCGGATTACGGTTGCGCCGTGGTCCAGCCCATGGACATCGAATGCGGCGCGGGGACGTTCAACCCCTCCACCTTCTTCCGGGTCATCGGCCCGGAGCCGTGGAAGACCGCCTACGTGGAGCCTTCCCGCCGCCCGACCGATGGCCGGTACGGCGAGAATCCCAACCGGCTCCAGCACTACTACCAGTTCCAGGTCATCCTGAAACCGTCCCCGGACAACGTCCAGGAGCTGTATCTCGATTCCCTGCGCGCGATCGGCATCGACGCCGCGGCCCACGACATCCGGTTCGTGGAGGACGACTGGGAATCCCCGACGCTCGGCGCGTGGGGCCTGGGCTGGGAGGTCTGGCTCAACGGCATGGAAGTGACCCAGTTCACCTACTTCCAGCAGGTGGGCGGCATCGACCTCAAGCCGGTCAGCGTGGAGATCACCTACGGTCTGGAGCGCATTTCCATGTATCTCCAGGAGAAGGAATCCGTTTACGACCTCATGTGGAACGACACCATCACCTACGGGAACGTCTACCACCAGAACGAAGTCGAGATGTCCAAGTACAATTTCGAGCTGTCCAACGCGGACATGCTCTTCGACCTGTTCAACAAGTTCGAGGCCGAGTGCCTCAAGCTGTGCGAGGAGGGGCTGCCCTGGCCCGCCTACGACTACTGCCTGAAGTGCTCCCACTCCTTCAACCTGCTGGATGCGCGGGGCGCCATATCCATCACCGAGCGCGCCACCTACATCGGGCGCGTGCGCAACCTGGCCTCCAAGATCGCCAGGCTGTATGCGGACCAGCGGGAAGAGATGGGCTATCCCATGCTCAAGAAGTAA
- a CDS encoding helix-turn-helix domain-containing protein, with protein MNFQELGETLQREREAKGLTIKTVMEATKISRVILLALESGDRSSLPHPVYTKGFVKSYARLLGLDPDELSMVVDREFRLTEPESTDITYDVSPNAEKAFQGNEPAAGRKRSVWPSILIVVALCCAVIILVLNLNRAKTPEPVQPAPAVRTEEAPVAPEPPAEVAPEGQEAQPAVEGEQPAEDKAAESLPASEQAAPEVKPEEKSADKLAAKAETKPVPAAPAQPAPAAAEEGADEEAAITQEGVPAEAKYAHVLIIRATTDKGCWIGVWRGEENKLARDFVLRKGEPLRLMFNSPRRIRIGNVAGVTVTYNGQPYPLDSNKSNIQTLTFGM; from the coding sequence ATGAACTTTCAGGAACTCGGCGAAACCCTGCAACGCGAACGTGAGGCAAAGGGGCTGACCATCAAGACGGTCATGGAGGCCACCAAGATCAGCCGCGTCATCCTGCTCGCCCTGGAGAGCGGCGACCGCTCCAGCCTGCCGCATCCCGTCTACACCAAGGGATTCGTCAAGAGCTACGCGCGACTGCTCGGCCTTGACCCGGACGAACTTTCCATGGTCGTGGACCGCGAATTCCGTCTCACCGAGCCGGAATCCACGGACATCACCTACGACGTCTCCCCCAACGCGGAGAAGGCCTTTCAGGGCAACGAACCGGCCGCCGGGCGCAAGCGTTCCGTCTGGCCGTCCATCCTCATCGTCGTGGCCTTGTGCTGCGCCGTGATCATCCTGGTCCTGAACCTGAACCGGGCCAAGACCCCGGAGCCGGTGCAGCCCGCGCCCGCGGTCCGGACCGAGGAAGCGCCCGTTGCGCCCGAACCGCCGGCCGAGGTCGCGCCGGAAGGGCAGGAAGCCCAGCCCGCCGTGGAAGGCGAGCAACCCGCCGAGGACAAGGCCGCCGAAAGCCTGCCCGCTTCGGAACAGGCCGCACCCGAGGTCAAGCCCGAGGAAAAGTCTGCGGACAAACTCGCTGCCAAGGCGGAGACCAAGCCGGTTCCCGCCGCGCCCGCGCAGCCCGCCCCGGCCGCCGCCGAGGAGGGGGCCGACGAAGAGGCGGCCATCACCCAGGAGGGCGTACCCGCCGAGGCCAAGTACGCCCACGTGCTGATCATCCGCGCCACCACGGACAAGGGGTGCTGGATCGGCGTGTGGCGGGGCGAGGAGAACAAGCTGGCCCGCGATTTCGTGCTCCGCAAGGGCGAGCCGCTGCGGCTGATGTTCAACAGCCCGCGCCGCATCCGCATCGGCAACGTGGCGGGCGTGACCGTGACCTACAACGGCCAGCCGTATCCCCTGGACTCGAACAAGAGCAACATCCAGACCCTGACCTTCGGGATGTAG
- a CDS encoding peptidylprolyl isomerase — protein sequence MIKLRNISVLLLLAFLLGACSGDSDDMGIVARVNGEPIYLTQLEFQHDQFQADSVGTYVPSVEKLRNEYGEILADLIVQELVVQELGRRDLAVTDEELREAEETVRKDYPEGAFDQVLVEEYIDLKAWRRQLRYYLAQKKFFHQVLRAQIKIDYKEAEKYYRDHISDFYLPESLRVLVVRGPSRELVVKAVEKYLKDHDQVNLATAFGEVETREVVVREGRLSAPWRNALGGLKPGQASDVLTDRFGFEALVLLERSEAKVLPPAQAYPLVEEALLEKKLQHAFEEWLSGALASADIKVSEHLLNAAENSDDVPPVEMLPDGRESEPEAVEPDVMPEEPGVESDAEQGGMHDGLGEPGQGDETIPLDQVGEDTGI from the coding sequence ATGATCAAGCTACGCAATATATCGGTCCTGCTCCTTCTGGCGTTCCTGCTGGGCGCGTGCTCCGGCGATTCCGACGACATGGGCATAGTGGCCCGCGTCAACGGCGAGCCCATCTACCTGACCCAGCTGGAGTTCCAGCACGATCAGTTCCAGGCGGACAGCGTCGGGACCTATGTCCCCAGCGTGGAGAAGCTGCGCAACGAGTACGGCGAGATCCTGGCGGACCTCATCGTCCAGGAGCTGGTGGTCCAGGAGCTGGGACGCCGCGACCTGGCCGTGACTGACGAGGAGCTGCGCGAGGCCGAAGAGACCGTGCGCAAGGACTACCCGGAGGGCGCCTTCGACCAGGTCCTGGTGGAGGAGTATATCGACCTCAAGGCGTGGCGCCGCCAACTGCGCTACTACCTGGCCCAGAAGAAGTTCTTTCACCAGGTTCTGCGGGCGCAGATCAAGATCGACTACAAAGAGGCCGAGAAATACTACCGCGACCATATTTCCGATTTCTACCTGCCCGAGAGCCTGCGCGTTCTCGTGGTGCGCGGCCCCAGCCGGGAGCTGGTGGTCAAGGCCGTGGAAAAATACCTCAAGGACCATGACCAGGTGAACCTGGCCACGGCCTTTGGCGAGGTCGAGACCCGCGAGGTGGTGGTCCGGGAAGGGCGGCTCTCCGCCCCCTGGCGCAACGCTTTGGGCGGGCTCAAGCCGGGTCAGGCCAGCGACGTGCTCACGGACCGCTTCGGGTTCGAGGCCCTGGTCCTGCTGGAGCGCAGCGAGGCCAAGGTCCTGCCCCCGGCCCAGGCCTACCCGCTGGTCGAGGAAGCGCTGTTGGAGAAGAAGCTTCAGCATGCCTTCGAGGAATGGCTTTCCGGTGCATTGGCCTCGGCGGACATCAAGGTCAGCGAACATCTGCTGAACGCCGCCGAAAACAGCGACGACGTGCCGCCCGTGGAGATGCTTCCCGACGGACGGGAGTCCGAACCCGAGGCGGTGGAGCCGGACGTGATGCCCGAGGAACCGGGCGTCGAGTCCGACGCCGAGCAGGGCGGCATGCACGACGGTCTGGGGGAGCCCGGCCAGGGCGACGAAACCATCCCCCTGGATCAGGTCGGCGAGGATACGGGCATCTGA
- the mfd gene encoding transcription-repair coupling factor gives MKGTVDSVRVFKSGPGSQALLAVSLLAEGRDVVVVVPGVTEYREMQALLTLFSVGKLGGLEQPSWEREWIFLPPYLSRTPEPQGWGERWAALYGLVYRDGPRGVLMTADNLLPHWPDENVLRENWATLTKGEEMSPDILLEQLVSWGYVRRKLVTDSGDMAMRGDILDIHAPGYELPLRLEFFGDVLEEIRLFDPASQRSKADLQEAVLLPVAPCITSGDRAFRARDQWDKLRRTGEITPAQEQVLSERLDNNDGFIWPGLYYDSPVGLESFLPRDASFLLSSGGALRARLEDRDQAWRDFLKEEERDKGVTLPKRFVIRSHDVARKAWQSARQMVFEELTIGREKSGLDLPETPYSDFTDIFWQPEASRRPWAALMAGIKEWQSGGETTILSFRTQRSRTKFLTLTEQENLPVTLEYVPGRPGLYALVSPLRKGMEIGWNRTRVLGEEVLQPQAARARTSGDKAFKGLDRYEDLSEGDLLVHRDYGLSQFGGLHHLSIGEGANDYLLLFFSGEDKLYLPVDRLNLVQRFKGPEGGRTPALDKLGGSRWANTTAKVRKAIEKIAHELVEMYAFRRVAKGYGYGPLDDMYAEFEATFGFEETPDQEKAVNDVFRDMEKPEPMDRLVCGDVGFGKTEVALRAAFRAALEGRQTALLCPTTVLAEQHYQTFTRRMEGFPVRVGMLSRFVSPKHQKTVLEAAARGEIDILIGTHRILSKDVELPNLGLLILDEEQRFGVKHKEKLKHFRQNIDVLTLTATPIPRTLQLSLSGIRGLSVIETPPVDRKPVETAIMEREDLELKAVLRRELDRGGQVYWVYNRVNGLARVADYVKGLVPDAKVGMAHGQMGEKGLEEAMRDFWHGELDVLVCTSIVESGLDFPNANTLIVDQAQLFGLGQLYQLRGRVGRSERQAYAYFVVPSVRDISEIVRKRLRIILDMDYLGAGFKVAMEDLRLRGAGNILGEAQSGQIAKVGLELFLEMLEEEVARIRGEEHARVSDPELNFVFEAHIPGGYIPDSRERLRYYRALSSASSDMELREYEAEIRDRFGPLPDELDAFFGVLKLKRTLSRLQAARAELYPGRAVITWKENAIAASPERLIGWVGERSETTRLLPPAKLEIRYGDAPSMREALETTAADLEGLLDGEKQQGK, from the coding sequence CAACCTCCTGCCCCATTGGCCGGACGAGAACGTCCTGCGCGAGAACTGGGCCACCCTGACCAAGGGCGAGGAGATGTCCCCGGACATCCTGCTCGAACAGCTGGTCTCCTGGGGTTACGTCCGGCGCAAGCTGGTCACCGACTCCGGCGACATGGCCATGCGCGGCGACATCCTCGACATCCACGCGCCGGGTTACGAACTGCCCCTCCGGCTGGAGTTCTTCGGCGACGTGCTGGAGGAGATCCGGCTCTTCGACCCGGCCAGCCAGCGGTCCAAGGCGGACCTGCAGGAGGCCGTGCTCCTGCCCGTGGCCCCGTGCATCACCTCCGGGGACCGGGCCTTCCGGGCCAGGGACCAGTGGGACAAGCTGCGCCGCACCGGGGAGATCACCCCGGCCCAGGAGCAGGTCCTGTCCGAGCGGCTGGACAACAACGACGGCTTCATCTGGCCCGGCCTGTATTACGATTCTCCGGTGGGGCTGGAGAGCTTCCTGCCCCGCGATGCCTCGTTCCTGCTCTCTTCCGGCGGCGCGCTGCGGGCGCGGCTGGAGGACCGGGACCAGGCGTGGCGCGATTTTCTGAAGGAGGAGGAGCGGGACAAGGGCGTGACCCTGCCCAAGCGGTTCGTCATCCGCTCCCACGACGTGGCGCGCAAGGCGTGGCAGTCCGCGCGTCAGATGGTCTTCGAGGAGCTGACCATCGGCCGCGAAAAGAGCGGCCTGGACCTGCCCGAGACCCCGTACAGCGATTTCACCGACATCTTCTGGCAGCCGGAGGCGTCCCGACGCCCCTGGGCCGCGCTCATGGCGGGCATCAAGGAGTGGCAGAGCGGGGGCGAGACCACCATCCTGAGTTTCCGCACCCAGCGCTCGCGGACCAAGTTCCTGACCCTGACCGAGCAGGAGAACCTGCCCGTTACCCTGGAGTACGTGCCGGGCCGCCCCGGCCTCTACGCCCTGGTCTCCCCCCTGCGCAAGGGCATGGAGATCGGCTGGAACCGGACCCGCGTCCTGGGCGAGGAGGTCCTCCAGCCCCAAGCCGCCCGGGCGCGGACGAGCGGCGACAAGGCGTTCAAGGGACTGGACCGCTACGAGGACCTGTCTGAGGGCGACCTGCTGGTCCACCGCGACTACGGGCTGTCCCAGTTCGGCGGGCTGCACCATCTTTCCATAGGGGAGGGGGCCAACGACTACCTCCTGCTGTTCTTCTCCGGCGAGGACAAGCTCTACCTGCCCGTGGACCGGCTCAACCTCGTGCAGCGGTTCAAGGGCCCGGAGGGGGGCAGGACGCCCGCCCTGGACAAGCTCGGCGGGAGCCGCTGGGCCAACACCACGGCCAAGGTCCGCAAGGCCATCGAGAAGATCGCCCATGAGCTGGTGGAAATGTACGCCTTCCGCCGGGTGGCCAAGGGGTACGGCTACGGCCCGTTGGACGACATGTACGCCGAATTCGAGGCCACCTTCGGGTTCGAGGAGACCCCGGACCAGGAGAAGGCCGTCAACGACGTGTTCCGCGACATGGAGAAGCCCGAGCCCATGGACCGGCTGGTCTGCGGCGACGTGGGCTTCGGCAAGACCGAGGTCGCCCTGCGCGCCGCGTTCCGGGCCGCCCTGGAGGGCCGCCAGACCGCCTTGCTCTGCCCGACCACGGTCCTGGCCGAGCAGCACTACCAGACCTTCACCCGGCGCATGGAGGGTTTTCCGGTGCGCGTGGGCATGCTCAGCCGGTTCGTCTCGCCCAAGCACCAGAAGACCGTGCTGGAGGCGGCCGCGCGCGGCGAAATCGACATCCTCATCGGCACGCACCGCATCCTGTCCAAGGACGTGGAACTGCCCAACCTCGGGCTGCTCATCCTGGACGAGGAGCAGCGGTTCGGCGTCAAGCACAAGGAAAAGCTCAAACATTTCAGGCAGAATATCGACGTCCTGACCCTCACGGCCACGCCCATCCCCCGGACCCTGCAACTCTCCCTGTCCGGCATTCGCGGGCTGTCCGTCATCGAGACCCCGCCCGTGGACCGCAAGCCCGTGGAGACCGCCATCATGGAGCGCGAGGACCTGGAGCTGAAGGCGGTCCTGCGCCGCGAGCTGGACCGGGGCGGCCAGGTGTACTGGGTGTACAACCGGGTCAACGGGCTGGCCCGCGTGGCGGACTACGTCAAGGGGCTGGTCCCGGACGCCAAGGTGGGCATGGCCCACGGCCAGATGGGCGAGAAGGGGCTGGAAGAGGCCATGCGCGACTTCTGGCACGGCGAGCTGGACGTGCTCGTGTGCACCTCCATCGTGGAATCCGGCCTGGATTTTCCCAACGCCAACACGCTCATCGTGGACCAGGCCCAGCTCTTCGGCCTGGGACAGCTGTACCAGCTCCGGGGCCGGGTGGGGCGCAGCGAGCGCCAGGCCTATGCCTATTTCGTGGTCCCGTCCGTCAGGGATATTTCCGAAATCGTGCGCAAACGCTTGCGAATCATTCTGGACATGGATTATCTGGGGGCAGGTTTCAAGGTGGCCATGGAGGATCTGCGGCTGCGCGGCGCGGGCAACATCCTGGGCGAGGCCCAGTCTGGCCAGATCGCCAAGGTCGGCCTCGAACTCTTCCTGGAAATGCTGGAGGAGGAGGTCGCCCGGATTCGGGGCGAGGAGCACGCGAGGGTCTCGGACCCGGAATTGAATTTCGTGTTCGAGGCGCATATCCCCGGCGGCTACATCCCGGATTCGAGGGAGCGGCTGCGCTATTACCGGGCGCTGTCCTCGGCCTCCTCGGACATGGAGCTCAGGGAATACGAGGCCGAGATCCGCGACCGGTTCGGCCCGCTGCCGGACGAGCTGGACGCCTTCTTCGGCGTGCTCAAGCTCAAGCGGACCCTGTCCCGGCTCCAGGCCGCCAGGGCCGAGCTGTATCCCGGCAGGGCCGTGATCACCTGGAAGGAAAACGCCATCGCGGCCAGCCCGGAAAGGCTCATCGGCTGGGTCGGCGAACGGTCCGAGACGACCAGGCTCCTGCCTCCGGCCAAGCTGGAGATCCGCTACGGCGACGCGCCGTCCATGCGCGAGGCCCTGGAAACCACCGCGGCCGACCTGGAAGGGCTGCTCGACGGGGAAAAGCAACAAGGCAAGTAA